From the Bacteroidia bacterium genome, the window ATCTGTGCAAAAATATTTTTACTGCACATCATAGCATCCCTCACTTGCAATTGATGTGTTCCTGCGGGTAATGATCCGAAATATGTCTGTTGACTTAACGGGCCACCATTAAGGCTGAATAATAATGTTCCATTTCCACCTTGTGCATTAATTGAAATACTTCCATTAGCTTGCTGACAGTTGGCATTGGTGATGTTAAATGTAGCAGCAATATCATCAGGTGATGTTAATTGTATGATGGTATCAGCAGTACAAAGATTCTGATCAGAAATTTTTATATGATAAAAACCGGTAGGAAGGTTCGTAAAGTTCGGCAATGCCTGATAGGTTACGCCATTGTCAATGCTATAACTCAATAATCCTGTGCCACCGCTAGCCGTTAATGAAATAAAACCTGTGCTGTCACCAAAACAAGTAACATCACCTTTGCTAAAATTGGTAAGAATAGGTGCAGCCAGATTAGGAACAGCAATTAATTTTGTTGCATAACATTGATTGGCATCAGTAACATGCAGTTGATAAATTCCTGCAATAAGATTATTGAAAATGGTGTTGGGGCTAAAGTTGAGGCTGTCTAATGAAAGTTGGAGTGTTCCTGTGCCACCATTTACAACAATTTGAAAAGAGCCATTTTGTTGATTGCATGTAGCTGCAGTAACTGCTTGTTGAATGATAATAGAATCAGGTTCATTTAATGTAATAGTTGATGAAGTAATACAACCAACACTGTCAGTAAGAATGATATTGTAATTTCCTGCAGAAAGCATGGTAAAGTGATTGTTCAAAACAGATGACAATCCATTGTCAATGCTGTATGATAGAGGACCTGTTCCTCCTGAAGCAGCGATTGTAATTTCTCCGGTTTGTTGACCATGACACTTTATATCAACAGTAGAAATATTATTAATTATTGCACCATTAATGGTATTAATTGATGCTACAAATGCAGTTTGACAGTTGTTTGCATCCTGAATTATTAAGTTTTGATTTCCGGATGACAAATTATTGAACACCGTTTGTGAGCTAAACAAACCTCCATTAAGAGAATAAGTTAAATTACCTGAACCACCGGAAGCAGTAACAGTTATGGAGCCATTGCTTAACGTACAATTTGACGAGGTTGTTTGTATGTTGGCTGTAATTGCATCCGGTTCTGTTAGTAATATAGTGGTGTCAGTAGTGCATCCATTCGTATCACGAACAGTAATTATATAACTCCCTGCTGTTAGTTGACTAAATATATTTGAGTTTTGAAAAATTATTCCATCAAGGCTATATTGTACAGGTCCATTTCCTGCGGCTGTAAGTTGTATTATGCCATCACCGGACTGATAACAACTAAGGTTGGTAGAAGCAGCCTGATTGATAGTTGGATTATTTAGGTTGTTTATCTGAAAAGCAGATTGTGTGGTACATCCATTAAAATCTGTTGTGATGATTGAATAGTTACCAGCACTTAACTGGGTAAAGAAGGTGTCAGTGGCTGTAGTATTGTTACTTAGTTCAAAATAATAAGTGGGAGTTCCACCACCTGCAATAATGGAAACCATACCATTCTGGCTACTGCAAGTTTCATTGCTTACTATGGTTTGTGCTGTTAGTAATGGTGGCTGCGTAAGTATGACAGTATCTTTTACCTGACAGTGATTAGAATCTTCAACCGTTAAATAATATGTTCCTGCATTGAGTTGACTGAATGTTGAATTTGTAAAAAAGCTAGCTCCATTATCTATACTATAGCTAATGATTCCGTTTCCACCTGATGCAACTATCTGAATAACTCCATCATTATTCCCAAAACATATTGGGTCTGTAGTAGCGTTATTATCAATCTGCGGTGAATGTAAAATAGGAATATTTAGTGTGAGGGTATCAATACAAAGGTTGGCATCTCGAACAATTAAGGTGCAATTACCACCATTAAGATTGTTAATATTGTTTGATGTGCTGTAAGTAAGTCCACTGTCAGCACTGTAAAATAGAGTGCCTGTTCCACTAATTGCATTGATTGCAACAGAGGCATTAGCGGTATTATCACAAATTTGTGGTGAAAAACTGTGTCCGGTAATTCTTGGTCCCGGTTCGTCAATTATATTGGCAGTACTGGCCTCTTCGCAATTGTTTGTATCACGTACAACAATTTTGTAGCTTCCCGGTGTAAGATTGGCATTGTAGGAATTAGCAGTAAATGTAGCTCCACCGTCAATACTGTAAGTATAAGGTGTGGTTCCGCCATTCCCTGTAATATCAATACTGCCATTTGGATAACTACAAACAGTATTGGTTATTGTAGAGGTAAATGATAATTGAGCAGGTTGTGATAATTGTACTGTAGTGTCTGCTCTGCATCCTTTATTATCTTTAATTGACAAATAATAGTTTCCTGAAATAAGATTTTGAAATTGATTAGTTGGTTGATAGGTTATCCCACTGTCAATACTATAAGTAATAGGAGGGATACCATTAATTGAATTCAATGTTATGCTTCCTGTATTGGTGTTGAAACATTTTAAGGATTGAACAGAAACATTATCAAAAGAAGGTGCGGTTGAAGCTGCAATCTGATAAGGTCGTGTTGATGTGCAACCATTTGCATCACGTACAGTAAAAGTGATGGTTCCTGGCGGAAGTTGTCCATAAAAATAATTTGTTGACCAGGTCAAACCTCCATCTGTTGAATATTCTAAAGGTAAAACACCGTTATCAGGATGCAGATTGGCAGAACCATTATTTAGACCACAACTTGTTGAAACAATATCACCTCTGATGATAATAGGTAATGGTTCTTTTACTGCTGCTAATTGATATACTCTGCAATTGTTGTTGTCTTTTATTACTATGGTATAAGTTTTTGCAGTAAGTGAATTGAATGCATTTGCTGCACTATATGACGATCCATTATTGATACTATATGTTAAGGTGCCAACACCACCTGAACCATAAATATTTAATGCACCGTCCTGCGAACGATAGCAGGTTAAAGATTGTGATTTTATACTATCAATATTAGGCGCATTTATCGTGTTTACAATGGCCGTGTCTTTTATCATGCAACCATTGCCATCTTCAATTAATACATTATAAACTCCGGGATTCAGGTTGGTGAATAAATTTGAAGTCTGATAGTTTGTTCCATTATCAATACTGTAAAGTAATGTTCCTGAATAACTGCTTGTAATAGTAAGTTCTATAGTCCCATCGTTGAGGTTGCATCCTGACGGTGTAATCACACTGACCAAATTTATCTGTGGTGGTTGTGTTAAAATAACTGTGGTGTCTGATTTACATCCGTTCACATCGGTTACTGTTAACTGATAATTTCCTGCAGGCACATTTTGAATAATATTTGAGCTTTGCGAAAGTGTAAGACCACTCTTTTTTATCTCATAAACATAAGGGCCAATACCACTCGAAGCCAACACGGTAATTTCTCCGTCAGCGCCATTGTAGCAGGTAATGTCTTGCCATGTAAAACTATTAATTACAGGGATGGTACTTGCATTAACCACTGCAGGTACAGATACAGTACAATTATGGGCATCTTTAATTGTAATTGTAAAATTACCGGAATTTAGATTGTTAAATTGTGGACTGCCTTGATAGGAAACACCATTGTTGATGCTATAGCTATAGGGTGCTGTCCCTCCTGACGCAGTTACATTTATCGAGCCGTTAACTAACCCGCATTTTGTAGCTGAAACAGTTAATGTTGCAGCCAGTGGCTGCGGCTGTATTACAGCAAAACTTACTGTGCTTTGACAACCATTAACATCTTCTGTTATGAGTTGATAAGTTCCGGGATTCAGATTGTTGATTATATCAATTCCGTTAACAGGGCCATTTTGTTGAAGAATTACACCTGAAGAATTTTTCCAGATATATGTCCACGGACCTGAACCTTGTGCAGTACCAATTGCAGAACCTTGTGTACCAAAACAAACAGGCTGCGTAATTGCCACCACCGGTGGAATACAACATGCAAGGGTTGCATATAAATCGTGAACAGGATCATTGGCGCATGCCGTTGATGTCCATGAGCCACTTTCACCATCGGTATAGGTTTCGATAAATACATTCAGGTTGGTGCCAAAATTGCACAATGATTGTGGCAATGTGTTTATCTTCCAGCAAAAATTGAGCGTACAATTCTGTCCAAGATTATCACCGAAATTGTTTCCCGGATTATTATCTTGAGTATTACTGCTGTTTCCTGCAGAAGTTTCATAAAAAAATCCCGGGCCAAAAGGTTGGTTGTTGGCTGATGAAATTATGGGGTTGGCATACCATGACCAAAAACCATTATTGGAACACGATGACGGAGGCAAGGCAATTAATGTTGATGTGTCCCATCCCGGACCAAACTTTGGTGCGATGCCATGAAGCCAGTTTGCAGAAGTAGGGTTGAAATCAGTAACATTTAAACAGAACGTTACCTGCTGCCCCGACAGATAAAATCCATTGGAAGGTGGAGGTGAAACCGTCAATGCACTTTGCATCACACAACCACTACAGTCAAAATTATTTTGAAGTGATAAAGAAAAATTACATTGATCATTCATATTACCACCACTTATCTGAAGATAATAGGTTCCTGCGGCAAGACCACCAAAAGTAGTATATAAATAACCGCCTCCACCGATAGCACAACCACGCGGAACTAAATTTCCACATCCTGTTCCTGAGTAAAGCCCAACCTGTGGTGTTATTAAACCATTGATGGTAATATCAAGTACAGGAGCGGTAAGACTGAATTTGTACCAAACATCAGTAGCAGGATTTGACATATTGCCTATTGGTTTACAACCCTGAAGTGATTGGTATGGAATTTCGGAAGTTGCACAAAGGTTTGAAGTATTTGTCAGACTCACTGCGCCAATGCCGTTGGGGCATGCAGCAGGTGCTGGCAGTACACCAAGATTCTGAGCGCCTGAACAAGCATCGTTTGGAGGAGGAGCACCACCGTTGCAAGTGGGGCAGCCATTAACCGGACAATTAATACAATTGATGTAGGCTTTCCATCCACCTCTGTTAACCGTATAATCAGAAGAAAATCGAATTGTTAAACAACCTGATGTTGCAGTTATTATTCCGGGCGAATTGGTTCCTGTAAATGTACCTAATAAAGGTGAGGAAGTCGAAGGGCCATTATAGATAAAAACAAAATCAAAATCTTTTTCAATTGCAAATGATTGAAAACTTAGCTGTATACATTTACCGGGCTGGTCACTGCAGATGGTGTAAACATAGTTTTCGTTATTAGCATAATTTGTTGAATCACCGCCACTGTCATAGAATGTTCCGCTGCAACCACTCACCACACCATTGGACATAAAAATATCCTGTGCCAGCGTAACGTTTGCAACAAAATACAATACGCAAAAAGCAATAATTCTCGACAATTTAGAAATACCTTTTTAAATGATGCGTAAAGTTAGCCATAAATTGTTAATAACTTACCGATGTGAGTACTTCAACAACCCTCAAGTAATAAGTGACAAAATAGAGTATTTACTACAATCTTTCAGGAAGTTTTTTGTTTACTTCTATAAAGGATGTAACATGCTGATACAGTGATGATAATGGATGCAAAAACCATCCAGTATTCACCTTCTCTGATGCCAAGTTTTTCCTCATCAATAGTGATTGCATTTTTTTGTTCATAATAACTGAGCAGCACAGCCGAACCATTGTTAATAAAATGTGCTAAAATAGGTGCCCAGATAGAACCTGTCCAAACTAAAAGATAGCCTAAAAATATACCCAGCATAAACCTGGGTAAGAAACCAAAAAACTGCATGTGAATGGCACTGAAAATAAATCCTGTAATTAGTACAGCCCAATGTTTATTTTTTGTGGCTTGTTGTATGAGCTTTTGTAACACACCACGAAATAGTAATTCTTCGCCTACAGCAGGAAGTAAAGCAATCATCAAAAGGTTTATGATTAAGTCAAAATTTGTATGCATTACCAAGAAGGATTCAGTCAGCTTTTCGGCTTCTGTTTCCATGCTGCGCATCATTTCTTCCATTGCAGCTAATGAAGCAGGCAATTGAAGGTGACTGTTCCAGTCGAGTAACAAATTAATTAATGGCGATAAGCATATTGTAACAACAACGATAACAGAAATTTGAATGAAATTAATTTTTTTAAATTGAAAAAACTGAACCACATTATCTGAAAAAAGCCAGCCACAGAGCCAGGCAGGAACAAGCATGAGTCCGAGTTGTGAAAATATCTGAATAAACTTCATGGCATTTATGTAGGTGGTGTCGCCACTGCTAAAGCCACTCATTACCTCCGGCAAACTTTTTCCGAAAAAAATATGAATCAACGGTATGTTAAGAACCGAAATAAGTCCAAAACATATCATCACAATACCACAAAAAAGTAACATTTTCAATAAAGGGTCACTATGTTGCCACTTGCCTTTTATCATCTTTATTAATTTTGCACGAAAGTAAGCATCCTTACAATTGTTGCAGATCAGATTATGGTGAATATTGGTTCAGTTCAATTAGGTGAGTTTCCATTGTTACTTGCTCCTATGGAGGACGTAAGTGACCCACCTTTTCGTTTTGTTTGCAAGCAACATGGTGCTGATTTAATGTACACAGAGTTTATCAGCTCCGAAGGACTTATACGTCATGCAGCCAAGAGTACACATAAACTCGATATTTTTGAATATGAAAGACCCATTGGTATTCAGATTTTTGGTTCTGATGTGGAGTCAATGAAACAGGCAGCAATAATAGCAGAACAAGCGCATCCTGATTTGATTGATATTAATTATGGTTGCCCTGTTAAACAGGTTGCGTGCAAAGGTGCAGGTGCAGCCTTGCTGCAGGATATTCCTAAAATGGTGAGTATGACAAAGGCAATAGTTGATGCCGTAAAACTTCCGGTGACAGTAAAAACGCGATTGGGATGGGATGATAAAACAAAAAACATTCTGGAAGTTGCGGAACGGCTTCAGGATATAGGTATAAAAGCACTAACGGTTCATGCGCGAACACGATCACAAATGTATAAAGGCAGTGCCGACTGGAGTCTGATAGGGGAGTTAAAAAATAATCCAAGACTGACAATACCTGTTTTTGGAAATGGTGATGTGGATTCACCACAAAAAGCACTTGATATGAAAAACAGATATGGCGTTGATGGTATAATGATAGGAAGAGCCAGTATTGGTTACCCTTGGATTTTTAATCAGATTAAAGATTACCTTGCTGGTAACTGCGCCATTGCCGTACCCGGTATATCCGAAAGGGTAGAAGTTTGCCGAACACACCTCATTAAGTCTGTTGAATGGAAAGGTCCCATTGTTGGTATTCTGGAGATGCGAAGACACTACACAAACTATTTTAAAGGGACGGATCACTTTCGTGATTTCAGAGTGAAATTGGTGACCTCTAACAGTTTGGATGAATTGCTCGATTTACTTGAACAGATTAAAATAAAATATAAGGAAGCAGCATGACAGTTAATCAGCCTATAGGTATTTTTGATTCCGGTATTGGCGGGCTTACTGTTGCGGCAGCAATCGGCAGAACATTACCTCATGAACAACTTATTTATTTTGGCGATACTGCCCATGTTCCTTATGGAGATAAATCTGTTGAGTTAATTAGAAGCTATGCAGAAAGAATTACAGAATTTTTGTTGCATGAACAAAAATGTAAAGCTATTGTTATTGCCTGCAACACAGCATCGGCTGCAGCATATTCATTACTACGCGATCGTTATAAAGGTAGTGTGCCTGTTATCAATGTCATTGACCCCATGATAGAAGCTGTTATTGCTGATGATGATATAAAAAGTGTAGGAATTATTGCAACCAAAACGACTATAACATCAGGTATCTATCAGGAAAAATTTTTGAGACGCAAACCTCAGCTGGTTTTTCATCCGCTTGCAACACCCTTATTAGCCTCTATGATTGAAGAAGGATTTTATAATGATAATATTTCATCTGCTGTTCTGGACGAGTATCTTTCATACGAGCCATTTAAAACAATAGATGGTTTAGTACTTGCGTGCACACATTACCCACTCATCAAAAAGGAGATAAATCATTTTTTTCGGTCTAAGGTTAAGTTGTTTGATTCAGCAGAAGTAGTTGCTGCAAAATTGAAAAAAATATTGGAGGCAGAGTCTTTAATCAGTAGGGAGCGAAGAAGCCCAAACAGATTTTATGTTTCAGATTTTACAAAGTCGTTTGAACATAGCACAAAAATATTTTTTGGTAAACAGGTAAATCTGGAATTGATGAACCTTTGGAAATAATATTTCAGCAAATGAAAAAATTTACAATAGCCATACACGGTGGCGCAGGCACTATTAGTCCTTCAACCATGACACCTGAGAAAGAGGCAGCATACAAACAAGCTTTGCAAACAGCATTAACAGCAGGATATAAGGTGCTTGAAGCAAAAGGAAGTGCTTTAGATGCAGTTACACAAGCTGTAATTGAATTGGAAAATACTCCTTTGTTTAATGCAGGCAGAGGTAGTGTTTTTACCTATGAAGGTAAACACGAAATGGATGCTTCTGTAATGAATGGTAAAGATGGAATGGCAGGTGCAGTGGCGGGAGTTCAAAAAATTAAAAATCCAATTCTACTCGCCAAAGCAGTGATGGAACATACTGACTTTGTTTTTTTACATGGTATCGGTGCAGAAGAACTTGCCAGGGCACATCATTTAGCATTTTGTGATGATCAATATTTCTTTGATGAATTTCGGTATCGGCAATGGCAGGAAGTGAAGGGTTCTGACACAACACAGCTTGATCACAGCAATGAAAAAAAATTCGGAACTGTTGGTGCTGTTGCAAAAGATGCTGATGGTAATCTTGCAGCAGCCACGTCAACCGGAGGCATGACTAACAAGCGTTACTCGCGCATTGGCGATACCCCTGTGATTGGCTCAGGTACTTATGCCAATAACAACACTTGTGCTGTAAGTTGCACCGGTCATGGTGAGTATTTTATCCGCTCTGTAGTGGCATACGACATTAGTTGTCTGATGGAGTACAAGGGACTTTCTTTAAAAGAAGCATGTGAGAAGGTGGTACTCGATAAGTTAATGAAGACCGAAGGCGAAGGAGGTGTAATTGCAATAGACCAAACAGGAATACCCCAATTAATTTTTAATTCAGAAGGAATGTATAGAGGATATCACTGCAGCAATTCGCAGCCCGTTGTTGAAATTTACCGTTAACATTTGATTGGATTGTAACTTAGATTGATGTTGCGGTCAGATTTTTCGATAGTACAATCAGTTGTATAAAAGATTGCAACTTTTTATTGTTTTGAAATGTAGAGCTATTTATCACAATTTCAATTAGCTTACAAATTCAATGTGAACTGTTTTTTAAAGTAAAAATAAGTTAAAAATTATTTGGTAGTTTCAAAAAGATTCTACACTTTTACTGCTTGTAACATAAATGTATTTTATATTGAATAAGATAGAATAAAGAAAATAAAAAATAAAAAGCGTTTCGCTTTAAAATTTCCTGTTACAGAAAAGTCGAAGATTTCAAGCACACAGGAAAGTAAAAGTAGAAACGCCTGCGTAAAACGTGGGCGTTCCTTTTGCTTCGTGTGCTGGGCTTCGACTCCCACTGTAACGAGCATAGGAATCAGCCCACGTTTTAATTTTTAAGCAATCGCTATGAAATCCAAAAAATCAATGTAATTTAGCTGTACCCTTTAAAAACCAAATAATATGAAAAACCAAATCCAAACAACTGCAATAGCCCTTTTGCTCTGCATGTTTACATTCTTTACAAAAGCGCAATCACAGACAGTAAATATTGCCTTAACACTGCCGCCCGACACCATAGGTGCCTGCGAGAGCAATGTTTACTCACTTTCATTTTCAGGAGCCACCGGTGCAAGGGTAGTCATTACTGCCTCGCTTAGCAATGCGCCTGCGGCAAATTGCAGCAATGCAAGCCCCATCTATCTTGATTATATTGCTGCATCTAACAATGTGAGCAATGTAGTTACCTACAACAACGGGCAAACCATGAGTTTTACCGTAACCAACAGCAACGCTGTAACACTATCGTATCATGCTTTTATTGACTGCTCTATTATTTCAGATACAACCCAAGGAAACAGCAATATTAATTTTGTCCAAACATTTACAGACTCTTCTGCACTAACTATACTTTAGCTGTCAACAATCAGGGCAATGTGCACACCTCGCTCAATGTGCAGATACCCAAGCTGGTGTCCTTATCCTCTAACCTCAACAAGGTGGCCTACTACAAAACAGATTCATTTCTTTATTTCTACTATCAGAACACCGGTACTACAAAACTCAATTTCAACTTTACTTTTACACCCGATGCTACAAACTATTGTCAACGGATTACAACAGGGCAACCGGAATATAATATTGGGTTAAACGGCAACTTTGTTCCAACAACACCCAACATTGCTGAGGTGCTGAACATTGGCGACACCCTTGTCATCAGGCAGGCTGTTCAGGCTAATGAATGTTTGGATAA encodes:
- a CDS encoding gliding motility-associated C-terminal domain-containing protein; protein product: MSRIIAFCVLYFVANVTLAQDIFMSNGVVSGCSGTFYDSGGDSTNYANNENYVYTICSDQPGKCIQLSFQSFAIEKDFDFVFIYNGPSTSSPLLGTFTGTNSPGIITATSGCLTIRFSSDYTVNRGGWKAYINCINCPVNGCPTCNGGAPPPNDACSGAQNLGVLPAPAACPNGIGAVSLTNTSNLCATSEIPYQSLQGCKPIGNMSNPATDVWYKFSLTAPVLDITINGLITPQVGLYSGTGCGNLVPRGCAIGGGGYLYTTFGGLAAGTYYLQISGGNMNDQCNFSLSLQNNFDCSGCVMQSALTVSPPPSNGFYLSGQQVTFCLNVTDFNPTSANWLHGIAPKFGPGWDTSTLIALPPSSCSNNGFWSWYANPIISSANNQPFGPGFFYETSAGNSSNTQDNNPGNNFGDNLGQNCTLNFCWKINTLPQSLCNFGTNLNVFIETYTDGESGSWTSTACANDPVHDLYATLACCIPPVVAITQPVCFGTQGSAIGTAQGSGPWTYIWKNSSGVILQQNGPVNGIDIINNLNPGTYQLITEDVNGCQSTVSFAVIQPQPLAATLTVSATKCGLVNGSINVTASGGTAPYSYSINNGVSYQGSPQFNNLNSGNFTITIKDAHNCTVSVPAVVNASTIPVINSFTWQDITCYNGADGEITVLASSGIGPYVYEIKKSGLTLSQSSNIIQNVPAGNYQLTVTDVNGCKSDTTVILTQPPQINLVSVITPSGCNLNDGTIELTITSSYSGTLLYSIDNGTNYQTSNLFTNLNPGVYNVLIEDGNGCMIKDTAIVNTINAPNIDSIKSQSLTCYRSQDGALNIYGSGGVGTLTYSINNGSSYSAANAFNSLTAKTYTIVIKDNNNCRVYQLAAVKEPLPIIIRGDIVSTSCGLNNGSANLHPDNGVLPLEYSTDGGLTWSTNYFYGQLPPGTITFTVRDANGCTSTRPYQIAASTAPSFDNVSVQSLKCFNTNTGSITLNSINGIPPITYSIDSGITYQPTNQFQNLISGNYYLSIKDNKGCRADTTVQLSQPAQLSFTSTITNTVCSYPNGSIDITGNGGTTPYTYSIDGGATFTANSYNANLTPGSYKIVVRDTNNCEEASTANIIDEPGPRITGHSFSPQICDNTANASVAINAISGTGTLFYSADSGLTYSTSNNINNLNGGNCTLIVRDANLCIDTLTLNIPILHSPQIDNNATTDPICFGNNDGVIQIVASGGNGIISYSIDNGASFFTNSTFSQLNAGTYYLTVEDSNHCQVKDTVILTQPPLLTAQTIVSNETCSSQNGMVSIIAGGGTPTYYFELSNNTTATDTFFTQLSAGNYSIITTDFNGCTTQSAFQINNLNNPTINQAASTNLSCYQSGDGIIQLTAAGNGPVQYSLDGIIFQNSNIFSQLTAGSYIITVRDTNGCTTDTTILLTEPDAITANIQTTSSNCTLSNGSITVTASGGSGNLTYSLNGGLFSSQTVFNNLSSGNQNLIIQDANNCQTAFVASINTINGAIINNISTVDIKCHGQQTGEITIAASGGTGPLSYSIDNGLSSVLNNHFTMLSAGNYNIILTDSVGCITSSTITLNEPDSIIIQQAVTAATCNQQNGSFQIVVNGGTGTLQLSLDSLNFSPNTIFNNLIAGIYQLHVTDANQCYATKLIAVPNLAAPILTNFSKGDVTCFGDSTGFISLTASGGTGLLSYSIDNGVTYQALPNFTNLPTGFYHIKISDQNLCTADTIIQLTSPDDIAATFNITNANCQQANGSISINAQGGNGTLLFSLNGGPLSQQTYFGSLPAGTHQLQVRDAMMCSKNIFAQINTISGPTIDSVITQNLNCFGINSGTISILASGGTGVLGYSINNQPFISNANFNQLAAGTYHVTVTDSAGCLVSGFVQLTTPSTIQVNTTVSNPACGQNNGSITVQLAGGTGTLLTSLNGSSYSNLTNYSNLYAGSYTLKIKDANNCEVQRTIPLSNILAPKLIGSVLKQVKCFNANDGEIKILASGGTGALTYSIDNGVTTQMSNTFSSLTAGAYSASVIDQNNCRSDTVITLLQPDSLQLLLTITPETCSSGNGSITVSSTGGTSPYLFSSDSGQTFYNVAGFTQLVSNNYYLVVKDSKNCRTLNQVNVADLTGPQIISLTTANVSCFGLQDGAVHITTAGGNGTLSFSTNNFITQQTDTFFNSLLPGNYTVYVSDTNNCKTNHPFTISQPTPVQNNITSAQPTCFGYNNGSLNVVANGGTPPYDILWSSGSTDFNLSGIASGQYLFTVSDANNCNKSDSIYLSSPTALAANHTTQNGTCSGSANGSAWVSVAGGTPPYQYNWSPIAGNTNYANALPAGLYTVDITDKNGCTLTEQIQIVTPVPIANTFSKNDVSCYGGSNGTLIANTTGGTAPYSYLWSYQQQTNDTIQNLPAGSYTVTITDANGCDNIFTEQISAPQQIKPNSTITNVSCNGLSDAIVALNVQGGVAPYSYLWNNGTTQSTNANLTAGIYVVTVTDANGCIRVKAFTITEPLPILLSINLVDTICIGQQATLNAIAAGGTGTYNWLWNNQATSSTILVTPTATTSYFVSVTDSNNCPSKTDSISVNVFPPLGIAATGTDTICEGQSTVLSSIANGGNGGPYSYLWSNGSDSSSVNVFPTVTTTYSVSITDNCTLTPATAVLPVVVNETPSIDISPMTEQGCMPLEVQFLNNSSYPQGTIFTWLFGDGQTTDSISPLHIYNTDGIYTVSVQAITPDNCVSSFIMSNSIEVYPLPVSSFSISPESISILHPEITISDSSLLSAIWFYDFGDGKTSAFQNPTHIYQDTGRFTVIQIVESEFGCRDTSNKEVIVEGAFTVYIPNAFTPNNDGSNDYFFANGYGITELKMQIFNRWGNKVFETPSVSGRWNGIDTSGKICPQGVYVYTAKIKDQYGIYHTYNGQVTLIR
- a CDS encoding CPBP family intramembrane glutamic endopeptidase; its protein translation is MIKGKWQHSDPLLKMLLFCGIVMICFGLISVLNIPLIHIFFGKSLPEVMSGFSSGDTTYINAMKFIQIFSQLGLMLVPAWLCGWLFSDNVVQFFQFKKINFIQISVIVVVTICLSPLINLLLDWNSHLQLPASLAAMEEMMRSMETEAEKLTESFLVMHTNFDLIINLLMIALLPAVGEELLFRGVLQKLIQQATKNKHWAVLITGFIFSAIHMQFFGFLPRFMLGIFLGYLLVWTGSIWAPILAHFINNGSAVLLSYYEQKNAITIDEEKLGIREGEYWMVFASIIITVSACYILYRSKQKTS
- the murI gene encoding glutamate racemase is translated as MTVNQPIGIFDSGIGGLTVAAAIGRTLPHEQLIYFGDTAHVPYGDKSVELIRSYAERITEFLLHEQKCKAIVIACNTASAAAYSLLRDRYKGSVPVINVIDPMIEAVIADDDIKSVGIIATKTTITSGIYQEKFLRRKPQLVFHPLATPLLASMIEEGFYNDNISSAVLDEYLSYEPFKTIDGLVLACTHYPLIKKEINHFFRSKVKLFDSAEVVAAKLKKILEAESLISRERRSPNRFYVSDFTKSFEHSTKIFFGKQVNLELMNLWK
- a CDS encoding isoaspartyl peptidase/L-asparaginase, with the protein product MKKFTIAIHGGAGTISPSTMTPEKEAAYKQALQTALTAGYKVLEAKGSALDAVTQAVIELENTPLFNAGRGSVFTYEGKHEMDASVMNGKDGMAGAVAGVQKIKNPILLAKAVMEHTDFVFLHGIGAEELARAHHLAFCDDQYFFDEFRYRQWQEVKGSDTTQLDHSNEKKFGTVGAVAKDADGNLAAATSTGGMTNKRYSRIGDTPVIGSGTYANNNTCAVSCTGHGEYFIRSVVAYDISCLMEYKGLSLKEACEKVVLDKLMKTEGEGGVIAIDQTGIPQLIFNSEGMYRGYHCSNSQPVVEIYR
- the dusB gene encoding tRNA dihydrouridine synthase DusB, translating into MVNIGSVQLGEFPLLLAPMEDVSDPPFRFVCKQHGADLMYTEFISSEGLIRHAAKSTHKLDIFEYERPIGIQIFGSDVESMKQAAIIAEQAHPDLIDINYGCPVKQVACKGAGAALLQDIPKMVSMTKAIVDAVKLPVTVKTRLGWDDKTKNILEVAERLQDIGIKALTVHARTRSQMYKGSADWSLIGELKNNPRLTIPVFGNGDVDSPQKALDMKNRYGVDGIMIGRASIGYPWIFNQIKDYLAGNCAIAVPGISERVEVCRTHLIKSVEWKGPIVGILEMRRHYTNYFKGTDHFRDFRVKLVTSNSLDELLDLLEQIKIKYKEAA